In one uncultured Methanoregula sp. genomic region, the following are encoded:
- a CDS encoding cysteine hydrolase family protein, whose product MKQALLVIDVQNEYFTGKLPVTYPAESFTNIQRALDFAHSSRVPVAVIQHTNPAPESPAFRKGTPGWELHDEIRRRHYDILIEKNLPGSFTGTGLGKWLDDQAIDTVTIVGYMTQMCCDTTARQAFHRGYAVNFLSDATGTLSVTNAAGSISDVDLHRAILVTQQMRFSRVLRTEEWIMGL is encoded by the coding sequence ATGAAGCAGGCATTACTGGTAATCGATGTGCAGAACGAGTATTTCACCGGGAAACTCCCGGTAACGTACCCGGCGGAAAGTTTTACCAATATCCAGAGAGCCCTGGACTTCGCGCACTCATCCCGGGTGCCGGTCGCGGTGATCCAGCACACGAACCCTGCCCCGGAATCACCGGCATTCCGGAAAGGGACGCCCGGCTGGGAGCTCCACGATGAGATCAGACGCAGGCACTACGATATTCTCATTGAAAAGAACCTGCCCGGGAGCTTCACCGGCACGGGGCTCGGGAAATGGCTCGATGATCAGGCCATCGATACGGTCACCATTGTCGGCTACATGACCCAGATGTGCTGCGACACCACTGCCCGGCAGGCCTTCCACCGGGGGTATGCCGTCAATTTCCTCTCGGATGCCACGGGAACGCTCTCCGTGACCAACGCTGCCGGCAGTATCAGCGATGTCGATCTTCACCGGGCGATCCTTGTCACCCAGCAGATGCGGTTCTCCCGTGTTCTCAGAACGGAAGAATGGATCATGGGTTTGTGA
- the dnaJ gene encoding molecular chaperone DnaJ gives MAKEDYYEILGVKRDASPDDLKKAFRHLARKYHPDLNKGSKEAEEKFKEINEAYQVLSDPQKKAQYDQVGHAEFRPGDSASYTPPSYDDLFRDFGLGDIFDAFSGGSRKTRRRAGADLRYDLEISLGDAFYGTKNTVAVPHQFECTTCQGTGAQPGSVRNCPTCRGTGEIRSSRNVSGRMMTNVALCPDCGGSGKIIDKPCITCHGRGLLQKTRTIEITIPRGVEDGQFLRIAGEGEPGENQGPPGDLYAVVHVKKHDIFERQGADLYTTAIVGLPTALLGGEISVPTLTGSALLKIPRGTQSHTLFRLRGQGMPSKNSDNRGDLLVKVIVKIPLNLTNKQEALMKEAFIGGPV, from the coding sequence ATGGCAAAGGAAGATTATTATGAAATTCTTGGCGTAAAGCGGGATGCATCGCCGGATGATCTGAAAAAGGCGTTCCGGCACCTTGCACGGAAATATCACCCGGACCTGAATAAGGGCAGCAAGGAGGCGGAAGAAAAATTCAAGGAGATCAATGAGGCCTACCAGGTCCTTTCCGATCCCCAGAAAAAAGCCCAGTACGACCAGGTGGGACATGCAGAATTCAGACCCGGGGATAGTGCCAGCTACACGCCGCCCAGTTACGACGACCTGTTCCGGGACTTTGGTCTGGGTGATATCTTTGATGCATTTTCCGGAGGATCCCGGAAGACCCGGAGACGGGCGGGTGCGGATCTCCGGTATGATCTTGAGATATCCCTTGGCGATGCGTTCTATGGTACGAAAAATACCGTTGCTGTCCCGCATCAATTCGAATGCACGACCTGCCAGGGTACGGGTGCACAACCCGGCTCCGTGAGGAACTGTCCCACGTGCCGGGGAACCGGTGAGATACGAAGTTCCCGCAATGTCAGCGGCCGCATGATGACAAATGTCGCCCTATGCCCGGATTGCGGCGGGAGTGGTAAGATCATCGATAAACCCTGCATTACCTGCCACGGGCGCGGGCTCCTGCAAAAAACCCGGACGATCGAGATAACAATACCACGCGGGGTTGAAGACGGGCAGTTCCTGAGAATTGCCGGTGAAGGCGAGCCCGGGGAAAATCAGGGGCCGCCGGGGGATCTTTATGCTGTTGTTCATGTAAAAAAACATGACATTTTCGAACGGCAGGGTGCGGACCTGTATACGACCGCAATAGTCGGACTCCCCACTGCCCTCCTGGGAGGGGAGATCAGTGTGCCGACGCTTACCGGAAGTGCACTCCTGAAAATTCCACGGGGTACGCAGAGCCACACCCTCTTCCGGCTCCGGGGGCAGGGGATGCCGTCCAAAAATTCCGACAACCGGGGAGATCTTCTGGTAAAGGTCATCGTGAAGATCCCTCTAAACCTGACAAATAAGCAGGAGGCGCTAATGAAAGAGGCATTTATCGGAGGACCTGTATGA
- a CDS encoding CRISPR-associated endonuclease Cas6, with protein sequence MNIRIFTLTLEPANPVTFSIENLRSFLNRNLLEYSALSPDREGFVHRYPAVQCKQVKDTLMAVGIAQGADFLQQLSSGMTVIAEGPEACTVTGRDPAVREEFFGIAAEPATYEFQTSYLALNQQNARKFYDLKGKPERDAFLQKILAGNLSSLAKSLDCPLASPLTCEPKVRFRRERIERENIMVFYGKFRTNLSIPDYLGIGQSLSLGYGTVRRLEPEPGAGGDS encoded by the coding sequence ATGAACATCAGGATTTTCACCCTTACGCTCGAACCGGCAAACCCGGTAACGTTCTCCATCGAAAATCTCCGCTCGTTTCTCAACAGAAACCTGCTGGAGTACAGCGCTCTGTCGCCCGATCGCGAAGGGTTCGTCCACCGGTACCCCGCAGTGCAGTGCAAACAGGTGAAAGATACGCTCATGGCAGTCGGGATTGCCCAGGGTGCAGACTTCCTGCAACAGCTCTCGTCCGGCATGACGGTAATCGCCGAAGGCCCGGAAGCCTGCACGGTCACCGGGCGTGACCCGGCAGTCCGGGAGGAATTCTTCGGCATCGCGGCAGAACCCGCAACCTATGAGTTCCAGACCTCCTATCTTGCGCTCAACCAGCAGAACGCAAGGAAATTTTACGACCTCAAAGGCAAACCGGAGCGGGACGCGTTCCTGCAGAAGATCCTTGCCGGGAACCTCTCCTCACTTGCAAAATCGCTGGACTGCCCCCTGGCATCCCCCTTAACCTGCGAACCGAAAGTCCGCTTCCGGCGGGAGCGGATCGAACGGGAGAACATTATGGTCTTTTACGGGAAGTTCAGGACCAACCTCTCGATCCCGGATTACCTTGGGATCGGCCAGTCCCTCTCGCTTGGCTATGGCACGGTACGCCGGCTGGAGCCGGAACCCGGGGCCGGCGGGGACTCCTGA
- a CDS encoding Hsp20/alpha crystallin family protein, translating to MVRRFHRSIYDELDELRASMDYLYQLALEPADNPMLPQEENPEIVCQYMHNLTAEVTSHDDEITVTVDTIRGTGNAKVSVDLIEGNTVKITCYCDHNEGKDTGGNTVPEQRSFSIHHVVVLPEPVTDHRARMSMRHGVLDLHLKKARFLKAGNP from the coding sequence ATGGTACGACGTTTTCACAGATCAATCTATGATGAACTCGATGAACTCAGAGCATCCATGGACTACCTGTACCAGCTTGCTCTTGAACCAGCTGACAACCCGATGTTGCCACAAGAAGAGAACCCGGAGATCGTTTGCCAGTACATGCATAACCTGACTGCGGAAGTTACCTCGCATGATGACGAAATAACCGTAACCGTTGATACCATCCGGGGAACCGGGAATGCAAAAGTATCCGTTGATCTCATAGAGGGAAATACGGTAAAAATTACCTGTTACTGCGATCATAACGAAGGTAAGGATACCGGGGGCAATACCGTGCCTGAACAGAGATCGTTCTCCATTCACCACGTTGTCGTGCTTCCTGAACCGGTTACGGATCACCGGGCCCGGATGAGTATGAGGCATGGTGTGCTCGATCTCCACCTGAAAAAAGCACGATTCCTGAAAGCAGGAAATCCCTGA
- a CDS encoding EamA family transporter encodes MFWALLSGIGACTNAGYYIANKKFLDRIDSSILGASGFLFTSVILLAISSWQGIPVLGPLFFPAVIITSAINIVAMILTFRALASTDISLAIPMISFTPIFLVGTAFLILHEMPSAAGVAGIIIIVFGSYVLNAAKEHTRLADPFRAMAAHSGVLAMLAVAFLYAIAANFDKMTVQNSDVVFGSGIMFLLLGSAFLIIAVLQRARAGPAARMPVPGGVELQPSPTRPFCWREVAGAGIFIGSLITIETVSINTAYTLQITPYVIALKRMGIILIVLYGIFVFHEKETLRRLSGAVLMVIGAILILLFP; translated from the coding sequence ATGTTCTGGGCACTCCTTTCCGGGATCGGCGCGTGCACCAATGCCGGGTACTACATTGCCAACAAGAAGTTCCTCGATAGGATAGATTCCAGTATCCTTGGTGCATCTGGTTTCCTCTTCACCAGCGTCATCCTCCTTGCCATATCATCCTGGCAAGGCATCCCGGTGCTTGGGCCGCTCTTCTTTCCTGCAGTCATCATAACTTCGGCCATCAACATTGTCGCCATGATCCTTACTTTCCGGGCACTCGCCTCGACCGATATCTCCCTTGCCATCCCGATGATCTCGTTCACGCCCATCTTCCTTGTCGGGACGGCGTTTCTCATCCTCCACGAGATGCCTTCCGCTGCAGGAGTGGCGGGGATCATCATCATCGTTTTTGGATCCTATGTCCTGAATGCAGCAAAGGAGCATACCCGCCTCGCCGACCCGTTCCGGGCAATGGCAGCTCACTCCGGTGTTCTTGCCATGCTCGCAGTTGCTTTCCTTTACGCGATTGCTGCAAACTTCGACAAGATGACCGTGCAGAACTCAGATGTCGTCTTTGGGTCGGGCATAATGTTTCTCCTCCTTGGCAGTGCGTTTCTCATCATTGCTGTCCTGCAACGGGCCCGGGCCGGGCCGGCAGCCCGTATGCCGGTACCTGGAGGAGTTGAATTGCAGCCCTCCCCAACCCGTCCGTTCTGCTGGCGGGAAGTTGCCGGGGCTGGGATTTTCATTGGATCCCTGATAACGATCGAGACGGTTTCCATCAATACCGCGTATACCCTGCAGATCACGCCCTATGTCATTGCCCTGAAACGGATGGGGATTATCCTTATCGTGCTGTACGGGATTTTTGTTTTCCACGAGAAGGAGACATTGCGGCGCCTTTCCGGGGCAGTTCTCATGGTGATCGGGGCAATCCTGATCCTGCTCTTCCCGTAA
- the clpB gene encoding ATP-dependent chaperone ClpB, with translation MNFNNFTIKSQEAVEKATEIAAAKQNQAIETSHVLKGMLSVDENVIPFLLKKLNVNLESFNPALDRIIDAYPKVSGGDQFLSNDATKALQKAASLAREFKDEFVSIEHLLMGVLSVNDSTSRLLKDNGVSEKDLKTAIIQLRKGSTVDNQDAEETYNSLNRFARNLNDLARTGKLDPVIGRDEEIRRVLQILSRRTKNNPILIGEPGVGKTAIAEGLAHRIIDGDVPDNLKNKQIYSLDMGALIAGAKFKGEFEERLKSVIKEVISAEGEIVLFIDEIHTLVGAGASEGAMDAANILKPALSRGELHVIGATTLKEYQKYFEKDKALERRFQPVMVNEPDTLDAISILRGIKEKYETHHHVRIKDEAIIAAVELSQRYISDRFLPDKAIDLIDEAASKLRLEINSKPEELEIIERKIRQLEIEREAIKREKDLSKLKGLNEEIGNLTEERNRLTAKWQSEKDLVEQIQLHKTEIENLKFEAEGAERKGDLGKVAEIRYGRIPEAEKIIEGLKGKLTVLQKDSAMVNEEVDAEEIAEVVSRWTGIPVSRMLQSEKQKLLGLEDELHKRVVGQDEAIGAVSDAIRRSRAGLQDPKRPIGSFIFLGTTGVGKTELAKALAEILFNNENSMVRIDMSEYQERHTVSRLVGAPPGYVGYEESGQLTEAVRRKPYSVVLLDEIEKAHPDVFNILLQVLDDGRLTDNKGRTVDFKNTIIIMTSNIGSHIIQENMEDVTDKNRDGIFDHTREQVFELLKKTIRPEFLNRIDEIIMFKPLTKDEIQKVVEIQMGFVQKMLGKSDIRIRATKKAIQFIATKGFDPQFGARPIKRVIQKNLLNELSKMILEGKVNKDTEIVVEEKEGKLMFRNA, from the coding sequence ATGAATTTCAACAATTTTACCATCAAATCACAGGAAGCCGTAGAGAAAGCAACGGAAATTGCAGCGGCAAAACAGAACCAAGCGATCGAGACTTCACATGTACTGAAGGGGATGCTCTCGGTTGACGAGAATGTCATTCCATTCCTCCTTAAAAAACTGAATGTGAACCTTGAAAGTTTCAATCCTGCACTCGACAGGATCATCGATGCATACCCAAAAGTCAGCGGGGGAGATCAGTTCCTTTCCAATGATGCCACAAAAGCCCTGCAGAAAGCCGCCTCACTTGCCCGGGAATTCAAGGATGAATTTGTTTCCATCGAGCATCTTCTCATGGGGGTTCTTTCAGTGAACGACAGCACCTCAAGGCTGCTGAAGGATAACGGAGTTTCGGAGAAAGACCTGAAAACCGCCATCATCCAGTTGCGGAAAGGCTCGACGGTGGACAATCAGGACGCGGAAGAGACCTATAATTCCCTGAACAGGTTTGCCCGAAACCTGAATGATCTTGCCCGTACGGGGAAACTCGATCCGGTAATCGGTCGTGACGAAGAGATCCGCAGGGTTCTGCAAATCCTTTCAAGGAGAACGAAGAACAACCCGATCCTCATCGGAGAACCCGGTGTGGGAAAAACCGCCATTGCCGAAGGTCTGGCCCACCGGATCATTGACGGGGATGTACCGGATAACCTGAAAAACAAGCAGATCTATTCCCTCGATATGGGGGCCCTGATCGCCGGGGCCAAATTCAAGGGAGAATTTGAAGAACGGTTAAAAAGCGTGATCAAGGAAGTGATATCCGCTGAAGGAGAGATCGTCCTTTTCATTGACGAGATCCATACCCTGGTCGGCGCCGGTGCCAGCGAGGGGGCAATGGACGCTGCCAATATCCTCAAACCCGCGCTTTCACGGGGAGAATTGCATGTCATTGGCGCAACTACCTTAAAAGAATACCAGAAATATTTCGAAAAGGACAAAGCGCTCGAACGACGTTTCCAGCCGGTGATGGTCAATGAACCGGATACGCTCGATGCCATTTCCATCCTTCGTGGAATCAAAGAGAAATACGAAACCCATCACCATGTAAGAATCAAGGATGAGGCTATCATTGCTGCCGTTGAACTTTCTCAACGATATATCTCCGACCGCTTCCTTCCCGACAAGGCTATTGACCTGATTGATGAGGCTGCATCAAAACTCCGTCTTGAGATCAACTCGAAACCGGAAGAACTGGAGATTATTGAACGCAAGATCCGCCAGCTGGAAATTGAACGGGAAGCCATCAAGCGTGAGAAAGACCTCTCAAAACTGAAAGGGCTCAATGAAGAGATCGGGAACCTGACCGAGGAACGAAACCGTCTGACAGCAAAATGGCAGTCGGAAAAAGATCTTGTTGAACAGATCCAGTTGCATAAAACCGAGATCGAGAACCTGAAATTCGAGGCCGAAGGTGCTGAACGCAAAGGTGACCTCGGCAAGGTAGCAGAGATCCGGTATGGCCGCATCCCGGAGGCCGAGAAAATCATTGAGGGGCTCAAAGGGAAACTGACCGTGCTGCAAAAGGATTCCGCGATGGTGAACGAGGAGGTGGATGCAGAGGAAATTGCCGAAGTGGTATCACGCTGGACCGGCATTCCCGTCTCCAGGATGCTGCAGAGTGAAAAACAGAAGCTGCTGGGCCTCGAAGACGAACTTCACAAGCGCGTCGTAGGCCAGGACGAAGCCATAGGGGCCGTTTCCGATGCAATCCGCAGGAGCCGTGCCGGGTTGCAGGATCCAAAACGACCGATCGGGTCTTTCATCTTCCTCGGGACGACCGGTGTAGGAAAGACTGAACTGGCAAAGGCCCTGGCAGAGATCCTCTTCAACAACGAGAACAGTATGGTGCGGATCGATATGTCGGAATACCAGGAACGGCATACCGTTTCACGGCTGGTTGGAGCGCCTCCGGGCTATGTGGGATATGAGGAAAGCGGGCAGCTGACAGAAGCGGTCCGGAGAAAACCCTATTCCGTGGTATTGCTGGATGAGATCGAAAAAGCCCATCCGGACGTGTTCAACATCCTGTTGCAGGTTCTTGACGACGGCCGTCTGACCGACAACAAGGGCCGTACGGTGGATTTCAAGAATACCATTATCATCATGACATCGAACATCGGGTCACACATCATCCAGGAAAACATGGAGGATGTCACCGACAAAAACCGGGACGGGATATTCGACCACACCCGGGAACAGGTGTTCGAACTGCTCAAAAAGACCATCCGTCCCGAATTCCTCAACCGGATCGATGAGATCATCATGTTCAAACCGCTCACAAAGGATGAGATCCAGAAGGTTGTCGAAATTCAGATGGGGTTCGTCCAGAAAATGCTCGGGAAGAGCGATATCCGGATCAGGGCAACAAAGAAAGCCATCCAGTTCATCGCCACCAAGGGCTTTGATCCGCAATTCGGTGCACGGCCGATCAAACGGGTGATCCAGAAAAACCTGCTGAATGAATTGTCAAAAATGATCCTGGAAGGAAAAGTGAATAAAGACACGGAAATCGTTGTTGAAGAGAAAGAAGGAAAGCTGATGTTTCGGAATGCCTGA
- a CDS encoding nucleotide exchange factor GrpE, producing the protein MDTDDVQLKNQQLTEEIGRLNTELDKKTLLAEEQLNQLKYLRSDFDNYRKWSEKEKGAIIALANENLIKNLLEILDDFERALPSLEQEKNKAGMEMIYKNFKKILSSYGLQPIDCVGKKFDPQCHEALCTEKCKKEQNTVLAELEKGYRLKSKVIRPSKVKIAEPVVEDEGENNG; encoded by the coding sequence ATGGATACCGATGATGTCCAGTTGAAAAACCAACAGCTGACGGAAGAGATTGGACGGCTGAACACGGAACTCGATAAAAAAACACTTCTGGCAGAGGAGCAGCTCAACCAGCTGAAGTACCTCCGGTCAGATTTTGATAATTATCGTAAATGGTCTGAGAAAGAAAAAGGAGCGATAATCGCGCTCGCAAACGAGAACCTGATCAAAAACCTCCTTGAAATTCTCGATGACTTCGAACGGGCGCTGCCATCTCTCGAACAAGAAAAAAACAAAGCAGGAATGGAAATGATCTACAAAAATTTCAAAAAAATTCTCTCATCCTATGGGTTGCAGCCGATAGACTGTGTGGGAAAAAAATTTGATCCGCAATGCCATGAAGCTCTTTGTACCGAGAAATGTAAAAAAGAGCAGAACACCGTTCTTGCGGAACTGGAAAAAGGTTACCGGCTGAAGTCCAAAGTGATCAGACCTTCGAAAGTAAAGATTGCAGAACCTGTCGTGGAAGATGAAGGTGAGAATAATGGGTAA
- a CDS encoding GNAT family protein, protein MILLRELRNDDILTIKAWPPYPQDCMELDYSLRNGGWLDKYLGKPGTEILVATDSESIAGFSILEHEPGRRAEFRIALHPGKLGQGLGKTIAILTLAHGFSDPGTDVIRLIVRKNNPRAQRLYSFLKFRGTGECTEEVEGKMVEFYTMEIDRKTFRETNRI, encoded by the coding sequence ATGATCCTGCTCCGCGAACTCCGGAACGATGATATCCTGACGATAAAGGCATGGCCGCCGTACCCGCAGGATTGCATGGAACTCGACTATTCGCTCCGGAATGGCGGGTGGCTCGACAAATACCTGGGAAAACCCGGCACCGAGATCCTTGTCGCAACCGATAGCGAATCGATAGCCGGGTTCTCGATCCTTGAACACGAACCGGGCCGTCGTGCCGAATTCCGCATAGCCCTCCACCCGGGGAAGCTCGGGCAGGGTCTCGGGAAGACCATCGCCATCCTTACCCTTGCACACGGTTTTTCCGATCCCGGTACTGACGTGATCCGGCTCATCGTGCGGAAGAACAATCCCCGGGCACAGCGGTTGTACTCCTTCCTGAAGTTCCGGGGAACAGGGGAATGCACCGAAGAAGTTGAGGGAAAGATGGTGGAATTCTACACAATGGAGATAGATCGCAAAACTTTCCGGGAGACGAACAGGATATGA
- the eif1A gene encoding translation initiation factor eIF-1A — MSFHKKNDAAADPNAVNPDGSPVARVRLPKKWNREQFALAETMLGANHIRVQCMDGVTRMGRIKGKMKKRAWIREGDTILIVPWSFQDEKCDIIFRYLKPQTDWLRKNRYL, encoded by the coding sequence ATGAGTTTTCACAAAAAAAATGATGCTGCAGCAGATCCGAATGCAGTGAACCCCGATGGCAGCCCCGTTGCCCGTGTACGGCTGCCCAAAAAATGGAACAGGGAACAATTCGCTCTTGCCGAAACAATGCTCGGCGCAAATCACATCCGTGTCCAGTGCATGGACGGCGTCACCCGGATGGGCAGGATCAAGGGGAAGATGAAGAAACGGGCCTGGATCCGCGAGGGTGACACCATACTCATTGTCCCCTGGAGTTTCCAGGACGAGAAGTGCGATATTATCTTCCGGTACCTCAAGCCGCAGACAGACTGGCTGCGGAAAAACAGGTACCTTTAA
- a CDS encoding Hsp20/alpha crystallin family protein, whose translation MVRWYYKSIYDELDELRKYMESLSREMYDTSPIVLLPGPALPTTRMLPAQRDVLRVLHVDVANTDREVIVTADMIPGVLKKDIALTLINPVTLEISCECRDEKQEEKDGYFLWQRRLGSMTRIIPLPRAVSEDGSSASFREGVLEVHLKKSGLEKKGKIPVE comes from the coding sequence ATGGTCCGATGGTATTACAAGTCTATCTATGATGAACTTGATGAACTGAGAAAGTACATGGAATCGTTGTCACGGGAGATGTACGATACCAGCCCAATCGTACTGTTACCCGGTCCCGCTTTGCCCACAACCAGGATGCTGCCGGCACAGCGCGATGTTCTCCGTGTTCTCCATGTGGATGTGGCCAATACCGACAGGGAAGTTATTGTCACGGCCGACATGATCCCGGGGGTTTTGAAAAAGGATATCGCGCTGACCCTGATCAACCCCGTAACACTGGAGATCTCCTGCGAATGCAGGGATGAGAAACAGGAAGAAAAAGACGGGTATTTCCTGTGGCAGCGAAGGCTCGGGTCCATGACACGGATCATCCCGCTCCCCCGGGCGGTTTCGGAAGATGGATCCAGCGCCTCCTTCAGGGAAGGGGTACTTGAAGTGCACCTTAAAAAATCCGGACTGGAGAAAAAAGGAAAAATTCCTGTCGAATAA
- the dnaK gene encoding molecular chaperone DnaK, which produces MGKEKIIGIDLGTSNSEAAVMLGGKPTIIPSAEGATVAGKMFPSYVAFTTDGQLLVGEPARRQTVSNPDGTVTAAKRKMGTSYVYKIYGKEYTPQQISSFLLQKIKRDAEAFLGEKISKAVITVPAYFNDNQRTATKDAGKIAGLDVVRLVNEPTAASMAYGLDRGGEYKILVFDLGGGTLDVTIMEFGGGTFTVLATSGDTQLGGTDMDTAIYEWIAAEFKKQEGIDLRSDKMAINRVKEAAEKAKIELSTVLETEINLPYVSATQAGPKHLSIKLSRSKLEQLIEPIIRRCINPFDQALKDAKLTKDDIQKVILVGGPTRMPVVQKFIEEHVGNKMVRGIDPMECVAMGAAIQGGILGGEITDMVLLDVTPLTLGLETLGGVRTALIDRNTTIPTKKSQIFSTAADMQTSVTIHVLQGERPMASDNVSLGQFNLVGLPPAPRGIPQIEVSFDIDASGILNVSAKDLGTGKEQKMTITASTKLADSDVKKMVSDAKQYEEQDKARKEEVEARNTADSLVYIAEKTKSDLADKLKPDMVDRLNGAITSVKAALEGKDTATIRSETEKLQKVLGEAGTAAYQEVSQRQARQQAGSQEAPAGGEPGGNSGGPGGENVVDADFKVKDEK; this is translated from the coding sequence ATGGGTAAAGAAAAAATTATCGGCATTGATCTTGGAACATCAAACAGCGAAGCGGCTGTCATGCTTGGTGGCAAACCGACCATCATCCCTTCAGCCGAGGGGGCAACAGTAGCCGGCAAGATGTTCCCCTCGTATGTAGCGTTTACCACAGATGGCCAGCTTCTCGTCGGAGAGCCGGCGCGGCGGCAGACCGTGAGCAACCCCGACGGTACGGTCACTGCGGCAAAACGGAAGATGGGCACTTCTTATGTATACAAAATATATGGAAAGGAATACACACCCCAGCAGATTTCCTCATTTCTTCTGCAGAAAATCAAGAGGGATGCGGAAGCATTTCTGGGTGAAAAAATATCAAAGGCCGTCATTACTGTCCCCGCCTATTTCAATGACAACCAGCGGACTGCAACAAAGGATGCCGGGAAGATCGCGGGTCTCGATGTTGTCAGGCTTGTTAACGAACCCACCGCTGCTTCCATGGCGTACGGTCTCGACCGGGGTGGCGAATACAAAATCCTTGTATTTGATCTTGGCGGCGGTACCCTTGATGTAACTATCATGGAATTCGGTGGCGGCACATTTACCGTACTTGCAACTTCCGGTGATACCCAGCTGGGTGGCACGGACATGGACACTGCAATTTACGAATGGATAGCTGCCGAGTTCAAAAAACAGGAAGGGATCGATTTACGCAGCGACAAGATGGCGATCAACCGGGTAAAAGAAGCCGCTGAAAAAGCAAAGATCGAGCTCTCGACCGTACTTGAGACGGAGATTAATCTTCCCTATGTTTCTGCCACGCAGGCCGGCCCCAAACACCTTTCCATCAAACTGTCCCGGTCAAAGCTCGAACAGCTGATCGAACCGATTATCAGGAGATGTATCAACCCGTTCGACCAGGCATTAAAGGATGCAAAGCTGACCAAGGATGACATCCAGAAAGTAATCCTTGTCGGGGGACCAACCCGAATGCCGGTTGTCCAGAAATTCATTGAAGAGCATGTCGGCAACAAGATGGTGCGGGGCATCGATCCGATGGAATGCGTTGCCATGGGTGCTGCGATCCAGGGTGGAATTCTCGGCGGCGAAATCACGGACATGGTTCTTCTTGATGTTACGCCCCTCACACTGGGCCTTGAAACCCTTGGCGGGGTAAGGACTGCCCTGATCGACAGGAACACGACAATTCCGACAAAGAAGAGCCAGATCTTCTCGACTGCCGCAGACATGCAGACTTCCGTCACCATCCATGTGCTGCAGGGTGAACGGCCCATGGCCTCAGATAATGTAAGCCTTGGCCAGTTCAACCTTGTCGGGTTGCCACCTGCGCCAAGGGGAATCCCACAGATCGAAGTCAGCTTCGATATCGATGCATCCGGTATCCTCAATGTATCGGCAAAAGATCTCGGTACGGGAAAAGAGCAGAAGATGACCATCACTGCCTCAACAAAACTGGCTGACAGCGATGTGAAAAAGATGGTCAGTGATGCCAAGCAATACGAGGAACAGGATAAAGCCCGGAAAGAAGAGGTGGAGGCACGTAATACCGCCGATTCTCTTGTGTACATTGCTGAAAAAACAAAATCCGACCTTGCAGATAAACTAAAGCCGGATATGGTTGACCGGCTGAACGGGGCGATCACCAGCGTCAAGGCAGCACTGGAGGGCAAGGATACTGCAACAATCAGGTCAGAGACGGAAAAACTCCAGAAGGTTCTTGGAGAAGCCGGCACTGCCGCTTACCAGGAAGTCAGCCAGCGTCAGGCCCGGCAACAGGCCGGATCCCAGGAGGCTCCTGCGGGGGGAGAGCCTGGCGGAAACTCTGGCGGCCCGGGTGGCGAGAATGTTGTTGACGCTGATTTCAAAGTAAAAGATGAGAAGTAA